The segment cattttgatggttttttttttttaccatcccaTACAATGATGGTTTTATATCTCATCTAATGGGATCATAATGATGTTCAGCTTTTTTCACTTACAAAATACATCTTGGATACACTTTCTCatcagtacatatatatataaaattatttttcagcagTTATGTTATAGGCTATAGTATAAACGGACTATAAACCATTAGATCAATGCCCAATTTTGCCAACTGGGGATGTCACCAATGACTATCTTTATACACCTTTATATTGATGGGCCACTCTTTCCAGTGTCTTGCTTTTGGCCATTTCCAGCAGAAGAGAACGGACAGCACTGTTGCCTCTTCCTTGGTTGGGGCTTCACTCTTGGGAGCCATCCTGGTGCTTGAGTCACAACTGGCCTTATGACATCACAGGTCTGCCACCCTGACTCTTTTCTCCCATGCCATGACTAGAGGAACACAGACCTGAGGGGATTTGAACCATCTACACCCAATCCATGTGGAACCAATAATGGTGAGTAAGACAGAGGCTGACACACTAGGCATTTGGAGCTGTCCCCATAAATCTCAGGGTGAGAGAACTCCCCCTAACTTCTGACTActctgggaagccctgtgcaCTAGGGCTGTGTGGCTTGCTTactggagagagagggagagcagCCTCACTCTTGCCTTTCCCCTCTCTGCTGATTGCAGGAGACAGACCAGCCTAAGACAGTTgatgaaaacactgaaaataagCCTCAGGAGAATAAGGGGCTGGTGGAGAATAGTTTACCCTCAGAACCATCGCCGACGTTCAAGAAGGCAGAGGTAAGGGGAGCCCTGACTTGGATGTCTCCGGGTTTTGTGTCCTGATACCGTGGCTAGTGTCTTTGGTATGTTCCAGAGCCAGGAACAGGAATAAACTCTTTCTTGTCTGTccccttttcctgtttttttttttctttaaaaggctCAACAAGAGAATAAAGCAGCAACAAAGGGAGCGGATAATGCTGATAAGAGATCAGGAGTGGTATGATCCCCTCACCCAGATGACACGGGGCTGGGAGTGCAAATGTGGGAGTTGTGTTTGTGGAATGGAATGGCCAATATTCTATTTAGAAGCTGGGTTTAAtcagtggtgtgtatgtgtgtgtgtgtgtgtgtgtatgtgtgtgagcatgtgtgcatgtatgtttgCTTGCTAATTAagatttaaaatttgaaagtcaAGAGAAGTGAAGATGAGGAAGAGATGAGAGGCAGCATTTTACGGGATGGGGGAAACTTTAGACACTATGATATTGCAGAGGAAGAGAGCAGGCTGAATTGGAGCTCGAGCCAAGGATGAAAGGGCAGGATAGCAGAGGAAGCCATTTCTCCAGTAGGTGTGTGGGCTCTGAAGGGAAGAGTCCTGGATCTTGGTTGGGTGGGCAGTCTCAGGTGGACTTTGATAACACTCTGATTATGGAAATCTGGCCTGAGGTTGGCCAATTTGACCCATGTAATACTGGGTAGCcagaacaaacacatgaaaagatgctcagcatcactctttatcagagaaatgcaaatcaaaaccacaatgaggtaccatctcacaccagtcagaatggctgctatcaaaaagtctacaaacactaaatgctggagagggtgtggagaaaagggaaccctcttacactgttggtgggaatgcaaactagtacagccactatggagaacagtgtggagattccttaaaaaactggaaatagaactgccacatgacccagcaattccactgctgggcatacacactgaggaaaccataattgaaagagacacatgtaccccaatgttcatcgcagcactgtttataatagccaggacatggaagcaacctagatgtccatcagcagacgaatggataagaaagctgtggtacatacacacaatggaatattactcagccattaaaaagaatgcatttgaatcagttctaatgaggtggatgaaacgagcctattatacagagtgaagcaagtcagaaagaaaaacaataatacagtatactaatgcatatgtatggagtttagaaagatggtaacgatgaccctatatgcgagacagcaaaagagacacagatgtaaagaacagtcttttggactctgtgagagaaggcgaggctgggatgatttgagagaatagcattgaaacatgtatattatcatatgtgaaacagatcaccagtccaggtttgatgcatgggacagggtgctcagggctggtgcactgggatgaccctgagggaagggatggggagggaggtgggagggggggaacACATGAACAcccatggcaaaaaccactgcaatattgtaaagtaattagcctccaattaaaattaattaattaattaaaaaaataccaggTAGCCAGGACACATATACTTCCGTTTTACAGATGGGTGCTCTGAGATTCAGAGGTCAATGTGGTGTATCCATGCCCATTAACCAGAGGGGAACAGAAAGGACACCTACTTGGCCTGTGGGTCCAGCCAGCATCCTGCACAGTGCTCCTGGGGATCAGAGGAGGAGTGGTTGCTCATAGGGCATCAGAGACCCTTCGTGGCACACCCTGGGGCTGAAGTGGGTGGGGAATATCCTCTCAatgtctccttttatttttctcattaggTCACAAAACCCCAAAAGAAGCCTCCCGTCAGTGATCCAGAAGCAGTAAAGATCCAGGCCTGGTGGCGGGGCACCCTGGTGCGCAGGATGCTGCTGCACACGGCGCTCAGAGTGTGGATCATTCAGGCCTGGTGGAGGGTCAAGCTGGCGCGGCTGCAAGATAACAGGCGGCGGGCAGCTCTGGAGAACTTCACACGGAAGGAGTGGGCAGCAGTCAGGCTGCAGTCCTGGGTCCGCATGTGGCGCATCCGCCTGCGCTACTGCCGTCTGCTGGATGCTGCCCGCATCATCCAGGCCTACTGGAGGTGCCACTCCTGCACTTCCCGGGGTTTCATCAAGGGCTACTACAGAGTCACAGCCAACCAGCTACATCTCGAACTCGAGATCTTGCTGGGCTCAGGGCCTTGCATTGTGACGGAGTGTATTCCCCTTCCAATAAAGCAGTGAAGTGGTCTATACCCAGCCCCTCTCTGCTTGATAAACTCCAGGACATCAGGGCCAAGGGTGGCAAATGGTtagcatctcacatgctagctcTGAGGAATTGGCACGGGTTGTTTGAGGCTCTGAGGTTTTCTGAGGAAGAGGATTCTGAGCCTTAGTCCAGActgagcagttcagttcagtcgctcagtcatgtccaactctttgtgaccccatgaatcgcagcacaccaggcctccctgtacatcaccatctcctggagttcacccaaactcatgtccatcgaatcagtgatgccatccagccatctcatcctctgtcgtccccttctcctcctgcctccaatccctcccagcatcagagtcttttccaatgagtcaattcttcgcatgaggtggccaaagtactggagtttcagctttaccatcagtccttccaaagaacacccaggactgatctccttcagaatggactggttggatcccctggcagtccaagggactctagattGTGATTGATTAGCAATGTCTGACATAGGCAGGGAAGTTGGGAGTACAGATCTGCCATGTCGCCAACTCAGAGAGTATCACTCATGTTTGGTCAATGGAAATGGTGCCTCTCCCCAAGGCTGGGTATAATGGAagcctggggcaggggtggggttgtCCCACACAACAGCACATTTGCCAGGAATTCATTCACCCCAGTCTATTTGCTCTGGGCATGATCTCCCATCCTCATGACTGAGGGGAGCCCACCACCCCAAAGTCTTGATCCTGGTTCCTGTTGTTTCATAAACTGCACCCCACACCCAACCCCCTGTAAATGGAGGACGAGAAAAGATGGAAGAGGCAGACTACCTCAGATCAGTAGGTGGCAGGTTTAGTAAGCAAGGGAACTTATTTACAAGGCTTGTCTTGGGCAGCTGCAGACAAGTAGATCTCTGTTCTGCACTTGCATGCCAGCATTTTGAAAGTTTATATAGAGGCCTTAATGAGGTTCAGCCACATAAACCATCCAGATATTCTCAATAACACATTACTCTCAAGGCTGCATCCTTGAAAATGCCTCTCACTGTGGGAATGGTGGGTAGATCCCACACTTTAAGGACAAGGGAggcagtgttcagttcagtccagtccagttgctcagttgtgttccactctttgtgaccccatggacacatgtcagggttccctgtccatcaccaactcccggagcttgctccaacgcatgtccattgggtcactgaagccatccaaccatctcatcctctgttgtccccttctcctgccttcgatctttcccagcattagggtcttttccaatgagtcagtttttcgcatcagttggccaaagtactggagtttcagcttcagtatcagtccttccaatgaatattcaggactgatttcctggaGGATTATTGaatggtttaatctccttgcagtccaagggactctcaagagtcttctccaacaccacaattgaaaagcatcaattctttggcattcagctttctttatggttcaactctcacatccatacatgactactggaaaaaccctagctttgactagacggacctttgtcggcaaagtgatgtctctgctttttactgtgctgtctgggttggtcacagcttttcttccaaggaaagggAGGGGGTGACAGGCATCCAGTTGCCCAGGTCTCTCTTGTGTGTCAGTGGCAGTACGTCTTTTCAACGACCCCTTCCAATAACTTCCTGCTCACTTTAGGGGCTGTAACTTCACACTTGGCCTCCAAGTTAGAATCTGAACCCCAAACTGAAAATGGTTAGAGTGCATGGCCCCTGTCCTCATTCCTACCTCAAACTCCGTCCCTCACTCTCTGACCCTTAATGGAGGCTTGGGCTCATTCTCTTCCAGACCTTACTGATGTGGGAGGTTCCACGGgcttggggttgggggtggggttaaAGAAGGCATTCCGCTTCTAGCTGAACCTTCTGGTGAGTGTCAGCCCCTAGGTGATCACAGACCCAGAGCTGAGAAGGCAGAAGCTGGGTCTCCTTCACCCTCTCCCCAGTTTCTGCAAGAACTGGTCCTCTGACCGTCCCTTCTTGTGACAAGCTGCCACACTGGGGCCTAAGTGATGATAAAGGGCCAATTAAGAGGTCAAGCTTAGGTTGTCCTTCTGCCCATCTAGGCACTGCTGTTTCACGGTTTCCTGCAGAGAGAGGCAGTCTGAGGTCTTGGGTTATTCCCCATCCAAGCTGCAAGCCCAGAAGCCCTGCCTCCATCCCGGCTCCATGTGGTCTGCCCTGGCAAGTGGGTCCCTGAGCTCACATTTCCCAGAGGTCTCCTGCTCCAGCTCTCTGTCTTGCACTGGGGCTTGAGCTGTGTCTTTCCCACTTTTTGTCCCTCTGTGTCCTGCCCCTGTGTCTCACTCAGGTTCtggtctctctctcttgctctgaaGGATTTCTGTCCCCTCTCCCctcatttccctttctctcttgtgtTCAGTGACTCAGAGTTAACAGCAAGGACTTTAGAACCAAACCGAGCTAAGTCACACCAATGTGGCTTCCCCACTCACTGCTGTGTGGCCATGGATATGTCATTTTTCCTATCTGAGCCCCAATTCCCTGAGCTGTGAAGTGGGGCTAATAATCCTCATCATTCAGTGTGAATGTCAAATAGCATAAAAATTCAGCCTTAGCAAAAGAACAAGGAAAGAAGGTTACATTTACACACCTTAAAAACTGGCAGTCAGAGTGGGAAGGGAATCATGTTTAGTCCAATTAAGAACACCAAAGGTTCCCTACCATCAGAATCAACTGCagatgtttggggcttccctggtagctcagcagtaaagaatccgcttgccagtgcagaagacgtgggttcaatctgtggtctgggaagatcccacatgctaaggaGCAACTAGGCCTGTTCACCACACCTACTGTGACGGTGATCTAGaccccaggagctgcaactacagagctcttatgtcacaactactgaagcccgagtgccctggagcctgtgctcagcaacaacagaagccaccgcaactaaagaaaaacccacacagcaatgaagacccagcacagccataaataaatacataaaattacaaaatttttaaaaaagaaggaaaaaagtatatACACGAAACTACAAATAATTACATTAGGAGTGCGAGTgtgcgtgctgagtcacttcagtcgtgtctggctctttgcagccccatggactatagccctccaggctcccctgttcatgggattctggaggcaagaatatggggtgggttgccatgccctcctccaggggaccttcctgacccagggatcaaaaccacatctcttatgtcttctgtgaGAAGAGTTGAATTGCTGATCCATTTATATAATACTGGGAACCTCTATGAGGCCCCTAGGACCAGCAAACCTGCTTTCCTTCCCCTTCAGGCTCTGGGGCTGGGAGTATATTCAAGAGGCTGATCCCACTGACACTCATTGGCTCCTCCTTATTTCTTTCTGCCCCTCCTGAAAGAGATCTACTGAGGCCCTCTAGGAGGAAACTCTGGTAGAGGTGGCGGAGAATGGTGGGGATAGGGTAGGAGAATGCTGGTACTTCTGTGTGTCACCCACAGTGGTCCTGAGGGCTGCCTGTGTTTGGTTTCCTGTGCTATGTCCCTTACTCCAGCCCCAGGAGATGTACCCTCATCATAATCAAGCCAGCACATCTGCAAAAACTCCCCTTGGATGATGTTACCCCTGTGCTCCTCAGCCCCTGAGGAGGCTCCTCCCTGCCCACTGGCTTGAGTCTGAGCAGATCCTAGTGGCATTCAAAACCCCAACACCCTCCTTGCTTCTAGGGTCACCACATCCGTCAACACCCCAGTCCCTGGCCTCTTCCCTCATCAGTTGTAAGGTCTCACtcagcacctcagtttcctcatctgtgaagtggggtgAACGTCATCAGGGACAGTAGTGACTAGAGGCTAGACTATGGAGGCAGACTAATGGGGATATTAAACTGATGTGGGTCTCCTAGGGGTCTGGCCAACACCTTTATCTTCAAACGGATGCTTCCTGTGCCTTCACTGTCCCAGGCATTGTACTCCACTATTGCCCCATTCTCCAATTTACCCTTGTTCTTTCCACTCTTCCATTCATTAACTTCACACTGACACTCCCTTTCAGCCTTCAatgccctcctcctcttctcttcaaCTGCTCTCCCCCTAGCCCCACACCGATTTCCTCCACACTCCCTCTTCACACTGCAAGGCATTTCTGTGACCCCCGGGTCTGTGACCctgaggggaccagggcctcacTATAGCCAAGTGGGTCTTTAGAGGCCAGGAACAGGAAGAGGTGGGGCCCTGTGCGGTGTCTGACTGACCCCCCGTCTCCTCACTGCGACATTGAGGTCCTCAGGGAAAGAAGAAGAATATAGAAGAGTGCTTGAGGCCACTTGAGCCTGAGATGTGGGTCCTGGCTGGTCCTGAGGTCGTAGGGGTTTTCTGGCCTGTGTAGTTCTTGCTTTCCCAGGGACCTAATAAACAGGAGACTTACAGATAGATAAGACATAGGAAGTTTAGCCACAGGAAGGGAGTTAACCTTGTTCCCCCAACTCTGATATCCTCATCAGAGATGATCATTGTTAATTTTTGTGGATATCTTCCTAATTTCTACCACCTTTTAAATTAATACCTTTACAAGATATGTGTATAAATCTATGCTTTTATTTAGTTCATTTTGATTTGATGAACTTGCTAATCTTGCTAAATCTTGTACACTCTTCTATATCAGTACATAGAGGGCACACTCATTGCTTCTAGCTGTTATTTGGTATACCATTGTTTAAACAAATTGAAATCAGGACTGCCCTAGTGGTctactggctaagactctgcactcccaatgcaaggggcccggtTCCACCCCTGGTCGGAGAACCAGATCCCGCATGACACAGTTAAAAGATCCcgaatgctgcaatgaagatcaaagatcctaaGTGTGACAGCTAccatcatatatatttatgtatatatataaaaaaaaactattatgtataacatggataaacaaggtcttactgtgtaGCGCAGGGAACTGTATATCCTATGAtaatccataatggaaaagaatatgaaaaagaatgtatatatattatatataactgaaccactttgctgtatagcagaaattcacacagcattataaatcaattacttcaataaaataaatttaaaaaacaaatgaaccaaaACCCTCTTAACGAATACCAGGCAGGCTTTAATGAGCAACGTTATATACCTTTCCATCAGTGGGTCAGTATTTGAGGTGTTCTTCTTTGTAACCAGAACTGTGTTCATTTAGGTAGGAAAGAAAGGACAGGTTCTTAAGTTTTCCTTAGAAGGGGCTCAGCCGTTGGGAGTCATTCTGGTGCCTGAGTCATAGGTGCCCTTATGACATCatgctctctccttcctcccctccatctCTTCCGGCCAGAGCACTGGCTGGACAGCAGACCTGAAAGCAATGGGAACATCTAGCCCCTAACCATGGGTAATTTAGTAGAGTTAAGACCTAAGGGGGTTTGACTATCCAACCCAAACAATGGGCATTTAATGTCTTATGAGATAGATCTACCCAAGCTTTCTGGAGCTGGGTACATCTCCCATAGTTAGCTCAGGATGGGATCCCTTCTCATGTCTGAGATCCTAGGCAGGTCCAGGAAGCCTCGTGTGTGGTTGACTTGGCACCTAGTGGTGGGGAGAGCACCCTTACTTTCATGTTTTTCTCTCTAACCTCTGATAAGGACAGCAAACCTTCCAAATTATAATCACAGGTTATGATGAAGTCTCATTGATAGAACAGAGCTTGAAGGAGCAAAGGAGAGGGGAACAAGGGATTCCACTTCCAACACCCTACCCACACCACTGCCactgccctcccacccctccctgggTAGATGGATCTGGGATATTGTGTTGGGGAGAGCCTTGACTTGTGTTATCTCTGGCCCTTGTGGCCCAGTGGAGTGACTCAAAGGTCTGTGACCATgtaatttattttccaaagacAGATGCTTCAGAGAGTGAAAGGGGCACTTATCAACATCACACCAGGACAACAGGCACAGACCCAGGATATGCTAGGCAAACTGGGACAAATGGCCGCCACACACAGAGTAGGAAATGAAGAGGGGTTGACCTCTCCTTGGCTGTCTTTTCCCCCTATTTCTTCCTTAGGTTGAGAGTCTAGCCAAGGTGTGCGCTAAGGAGGAGGGCAAAGAGTGTGAATCCAGGCCTCACAGGGTTGAGAGACTCAAAGTGAGGATTGTGTTTGGGCAATGCAAAGGCCAAGGTACAGGAAGACTggggtgtgtgtgcgcatgcacatATGCGCGTGTATCTTTGTAATGATGTATGTGTTGATTGGTGTTAAGAGCTTAAAGTGTGTGAGGTGCAGGAATCTTTTAACATTTTGGTGAGGCAGAGGGAGGCAACAGGCAGGTTTAACCTGAAGTCAGAGGTGAGACGGCAGGGAGAGCAAAAATGCCACTCTTCCAGCAGATGAGAGGCGACTGAAGGGAAGAGTCATGGTTCTCAGGTAGGTGGTCAGGTCCAGGTGAAATGTTTATCTCTTTCACTTCTAGATCAGGGTGTTCCTGCTGTAGATGGTCAACCAGGTCCGTGCAAAACTGGGCAAGATTGCAAGTGCAGGTGCACCTCCATTGTACAGATGGAGACCCTGAGACCCAGAGGACAAGATGAGGCTCCCATGTCCATTAACCGGAGAGTGGCAGAAGCAGGATATTTAGTCGATCTCGAGGTGCAGCTGCTGCTCACAACAGATCTCCCGAACGTCAGAGAAATGGCCCCTTGCTGCCACAACTTAGGGCCAAAATGTATGCGTTTCCTAAGTGTCCCCTGTTTTCTCTTTTAAGGCCCCAAAGTAAGAATcgtgagaaaagaagaaaacaaggcgGTTGTTTCCATTCAGGCCTGGTGGCGGGGCACTCTGGTGCGCAGGACGCTGCTGCATGCGGCTCTCAGAGCATGGATCATTCAATGCTGGTGGAAACAGAAACTGGTGCTGCTGATGGAGAACAGGCGACGGGTGGCCCTAGACGCCTTCGCAAGGCAAgaatgggcagtggtcaagctaCAATCCTGGGTCCGCATGTGGTGCATCCGCCTTCGTTACTTACGTTTGCTCCATGCCGTCCACATCATCCAGGTCTATTGGCGCTGGCATAGTTGTCATACCCGTGGTTTCATTCAGGGCCATTATGACCTCAAAGAAAACCAACTGAATCTTCAACTTGAAATCTCTTTGGGTTCACAAGCTTGTAGAGTACAACAATGCATACCACTCCCAATAAAGGAATGACCAGGTCTGCTATATCTGTGTCCCCAGCTCTTTTGTCAGACATACCTCAACAAGGTCATTAGGCTAAGGGTAGCAAATACTTCAGTTCAGgattagttcagtcgctcagtcatgtccgactctttgcgaccccatgaatcgcagcacgccaggcctccctgtctatcaccaactcccggagttcactcaaattcacgttcatcgagtcggtgatgccatccagccatctcatcctctgtcatccccttctccttctgccttcaatcactcccggcatcagggtctttttcaatgagtcaactcttcgcatgaggtggccaaagtactggagtttcagcttcagcatcattccctccaaagaacacccaggactgatctcctttagaatggactggttagatctccttgcagtccaagggactctcaagagtcttctccaacaccacagttcaaaagcatcaactcttcggtgctcagctttcttcacagtccaactctcacatccatacatgaccactggaaaaaccatagccttgactagacgaacctttgttggcaaagtaatgtctctgcttttgaatatgctatctaggtttgtcataactttccttccaaggagtaagcgtcttttaatttcatggctgcaatcaccatctgcagtgactttggagccccaaaaataaagtctgacactgtttccactgtttccccatctatttgccatgaaatgatgggaccagatgccatgatcttagttttctgaatgttaagctttaagccaacttattcactctccactttcactttcatcaagaggctttttacttcctcttcactttctgccataagggtggtgtcatctgcatatctgaggttattgatatttctcccggcaatcttgattccagcttgtgcttcttccagcccagcgtttctcatgatgtactctgcatataagttaaataagcagggtgacaaaatacagccttaatgtactccttttcctatttggaaccaatctgttgttccatgtccagttctaactattgcttcctgacctgcatacaggtttctcaagaggcaggttaggtggtctggtattcccatctgttgaagaattttccacagtttattgtgatctacacagtcaaaggctttggcatagtcaataaagcagaaatagatgtttttctggagctctcttgctttttcgatgatccagcggatgttggcaatttgatctctggttcctctgccttttctaaaaccaacttgaacatctggaagttcacagttcatgtactgctgaagcctggcttggagaattttgagcattactttactagcgtgtgagatgagtgcaattgtgcgatagtttgagcattctctggcattgcctttctttgggattggaatgaaaactgaccttttccagtcctgtggccactgctgagttttccaaatttgctggcctattgagtgtagaactttcacagcatcatctttcaggatttgaaatagctccactggaatttcatcacctccactagctttgttcatagtgatgctttctaaagcccacttgacttcacattccaggatgtctggctctaggtgagtgatcacaccatcgtgattatctgggtcatgaagatcttttttgtacagttcttctgtgtattcttgccacctcttcttaatatcttctgcttctgttaggtccataccatttctgtcctttatcaagcccatctttgcatgaaatgttcccttggtatctctcattttcttgaagagatctctagtctttcccattctgttgtttccctctatttctttgcattgattgctgaggaaggctttcttatctctccttgctattctttggaactctgcattaagatgcttatatctttctttttctcctttgcttttcgcttctcttcttttcacagctatttgtaaggcctccccagacagccattttgcttttttgcatttcttttccatggggatggtcttgatccctgtttcctgtagaatgtcaccaacctccatccatagttcatcaggcactctatctatcagatctagtcccttaaatctatttctcacttccactgtataatcataaggaatttgacttagttcatacctgaatggtctagtggttttccctactttcttcaatttaagtctgaatttggcaataaggagttcatgatctgagccacagtcagctcctggtcttgtttttgctgactgtatagagcttctccaactttggctgcaaagaatataatcaatctgattttggtgttgaccatctggcaatgtccatgtgtagagtcttctcttgtgttgttggaagagggtgtctgctatgaccaatgtgttctcttggcaaaactctattagcctttgccctgcttcattccgtattccaaggccaaattcgcctgttactgcaggtgtttcttgacttcctacttttgcattccagtcccctataatgaaaaggacatcttttttgggtgttagttctaaaaggccttgtaggtcttcatagaaccgttccacttcagcttcttcagcgttactggttggggcatagacttggattactgtgatattgagtggtttgccttggaaacgaacagagatcattctgtcatttctgagattgcatccaagtactgcatttcggactcttttgttgaccatgatggctactccatttcttctaagggattcctgcccacagtagtagatataagggtcatctgagttaaattcacccattccagtccatttcagtttgctgattcctagaatgtcgacgttcactcttgccatctcctgtttgaccacttccaatttgccttgattcatggacctaacattccaggttcctatgcaatattgctctttacagcatcggaccttgcttctattaccagtcacatccacaactgtgtattgtttttactttgcctccatcccttcattctttctggagttatttctctactgatctccagtagcatattgggcacctactgatctggggagttcctctttcagtatcctatcattttgccttttcatactgttcatggggttctcaagggaagaatactgaagtggtttgccattcccttctccagtggaccacattctgtcagacctctccacta is part of the Bubalus kerabau isolate K-KA32 ecotype Philippines breed swamp buffalo chromosome 20, PCC_UOA_SB_1v2, whole genome shotgun sequence genome and harbors:
- the LOC129635247 gene encoding IQ domain-containing protein F1, whose amino-acid sequence is METDQPKTVDENTENKPQENKGLVENSLPSEPSPTFKKAEAQQENKAATKGADNADKRSGVVTKPQKKPPVSDPEAVKIQAWWRGTLVRRMLLHTALRVWIIQAWWRVKLARLQDNRRRAALENFTRKEWAAVRLQSWVRMWRIRLRYCRLLDAARIIQAYWRCHSCTSRGFIKGYYRVTANQLHLELEILLGSGPCIVTECIPLPIKQ
- the LOC129635056 gene encoding IQ domain-containing protein F5 → MAATHRVESLAKVCAKEEGKECESRPHRVERLKVRIVFGQCKGQGPKVRIVRKEENKAVVSIQAWWRGTLVRRTLLHAALRAWIIQCWWKQKLVLLMENRRRVALDAFARQEWAVVKLQSWVRMWCIRLRYLRLLHAVHIIQVYWRWHSCHTRGFIQGHYDLKENQLNLQLEISLGSQACRVQQCIPLPIKE